The Impatiens glandulifera chromosome 8, dImpGla2.1, whole genome shotgun sequence genome includes a window with the following:
- the LOC124912392 gene encoding PLASMODESMATA CALLOSE-BINDING PROTEIN 3-like produces the protein MAITNAHILSLLFFLSLSGSSSAIYCICKDGVSQELLQKSIDYACGTGADCSAILQNGACFNPNTVKDHCHFAVNSYFQRKGQVSGSCDFTNTTTTAVNLPNQISSGCSYPTSASGNVPTGTGNNNNSMNPSGFGMGPTGDFSNSVGGCHCCSTVLLLISWMIIMFLI, from the exons ATGGCTATCACTAATGCTCATATTCTCAGTCTACTGTTTTTCTTATCTCTTTCTGGTTCTTCAA gTGCGATTTATTGCATATGTAAAGATGGAGTGAGTCAAGAACTTCTTCAGAAGAGCATTGATTACGCCTGTGGGACTGGAGCTGATTGTTCGGCCATTCTTCAAAATGGTGCTTGTTTCAATCCAAACACTGTCAAAGATCACTGTCATTTCGCTGTCAATAGTTATTTTCAGAGAAAGGGACAAGTCTCTGGTAGCTGTGACTTTACCAACACCACCACCACCGCAGTGAACCTCCCTA ATCAAATTAGCTCAGGATGTTCATACCCAACAAGCGCTTCTGG AAATGTACCAACAGGAACAGGTAATAACAACAATAGCATGAATCCATCGGGTTTTGGAATGGGACCGACAGGTGATTTTTCAAACTCGGTCGGTGGCTGCCATTGTTGCAGTACTGTGCTTCTTCTCATCTCGTGGATGATAATAATGTTTCTAATTTGA